The following are encoded in a window of Sutcliffiella horikoshii genomic DNA:
- a CDS encoding NUDIX domain-containing protein encodes MSYHIRVRAGAIIIENGRILLTEYNDPGRGVVYDLPAGGVEPKESIIDTVKREAREEASVDVEVGPLAFVYEYAPHLNCEKFGPTHTLVMMFECTLQSGSVARMPEKPDSNQTAIKWLPLSQLEDIQLYANIGKQIQDYTLNKRNIDLIEEYNL; translated from the coding sequence ATGTCTTACCACATAAGGGTTAGAGCAGGAGCGATTATAATTGAAAATGGGAGAATTTTATTAACGGAATATAACGATCCAGGCAGAGGTGTGGTTTATGATTTACCAGCTGGAGGGGTTGAACCTAAGGAGTCCATTATTGATACCGTAAAAAGAGAAGCTAGGGAAGAAGCGAGTGTTGATGTTGAAGTTGGTCCATTAGCCTTTGTTTATGAGTATGCACCACACTTGAATTGTGAAAAATTTGGGCCAACCCATACTTTAGTTATGATGTTTGAGTGTACATTACAAAGTGGATCAGTTGCAAGAATGCCAGAAAAACCAGACTCTAATCAAACTGCTATAAAATGGTTACCATTATCACAACTTGAAGATATTCAACTATACGCAAATATTGGAAAGCAAATTCAGGATTATACTTTAAATAAGAGAAATATTGATTTAATCGAAGAGTACAACCTTTAA
- a CDS encoding GNAT family N-acetyltransferase, translating into MALKKSIIVIFTEYDLHRIEAPVMPKNERSIKVLEKLGFMNEGITKKMMKVNGVWEDHIRWSLLNPDNILQSGARVE; encoded by the coding sequence GTGGCGTTAAAAAAGTCAATTATTGTTATTTTTACTGAATATGATTTACATAGAATTGAAGCACCCGTAATGCCTAAAAATGAGCGGTCAATTAAAGTTTTAGAAAAATTAGGATTTATGAATGAGGGAATAACAAAGAAAATGATGAAGGTAAACGGGGTTTGGGAAGACCATATAAGGTGGTCATTATTAAATCCCGACAACATATTACAATCTGGAGCAAGAGTTGAATAA